The following coding sequences are from one Plasmodium knowlesi strain H genome assembly, chromosome: 9 window:
- a CDS encoding rhoptry neck protein 4, putative, which translates to MSRKRVFLLSIFLAISAIVDEAESFRKPNVATNVSFLEFTADGNPEDGQAGNHSQEQPSEPIVNTQPLQENVSEEANHTEESTGGSAEKGNTGSQVEPTHGGGNEETPHQGEHDKGSNGNGTNVGASVDTSGKVDGTANGHAEEASNEHAVGNVGIEKNDTHNESTTTDSNSDNGQMDLHTSTPSDKEENSSPSMNNMHNTVDLKGENAFESTTPGEYKASQQNMPHEVVAKNDGEERDGGASNMGALPHLHDQHEQQGGDAKHTEHGEQVEHSDHAEKEEHAQHTEHAEHAEHSEHAEHAEHAEHADHAEKEEHAKHTEHGEHADHAEHREHADHAKHGEYADHADHSEHADHVDRSEHADNVDHSEHADHTEEGEHQIYGTIHPEVETSVLSSLREKGIHVSSIERVILEIIESAKEGVKGLLKLRTSKDSGKLLQEALEKHSINQRDIQINNNIISLDMYDRILSEMFKILTDMSFYKDGHFYETLGLNKSILNQSLKEIKIKMLRTIGIPYAKLPPIVKNKEKGGTCAVNNLIISITSKELAQRMAIMFSKWLAPEEYGSVVDLDKSIELNVLCSGAPILVQQWKYYQNMLGFEVGNEHAFLNLIDDLLVIDKRYSNNEEYSKVLKKIKKSKAFNYCTKVMRIAGNISSIPFNHENNKTPSYSIIGSLGNLVKAHMGNYYTAIANRLNSYFLYAEKRNKKNSPLKVTSVCTLLHLTDMLFNCSDEHMKNILDLNTLKLNILNMQGKRVLQPLVKMNFLNETKNAVLKEICEPSNRLVDETLSKLLNMLSTGSHELLAAEVEKRGFDEDYIQEEIKNINESDKNIRDKGEDEVENFIFEDL; encoded by the exons ATGTCTCGTAAAAGGGTTTTtcttttgtccatttttctgGCTATTTCTGCAATTGTTGACGAAGCCGAGTCGTTCAGGA AGCCCAACGTGGCGACGAATGTCTCCTTCCTGGAATTCACGGCAGATGGTAACCCTGAAGATGGACAGGCGGGGAATCACTCGCAGGAGCAGCCAAGTGAACCAATTGTTAACACCCAGCCGTTGCAGGAAAATGTAAGTGAAGAGGCTAACCATACGGAGGAGTCTACTGGTGGGAGCGCTGAGAAAGGAAATACTGGCAGCCAGGTGGAGCCAACACATGGAGGAGGTAATGAGGAAACACCCCACCAAGGCGAACACGATAAAGGGAGCAACGGAAACGGCACAAACGTTGGTGCAAGTGTAGACACTAGTGGAAAGGTGGACGGAACGGCGAATGGACACGCTGAAGAAGCGTCAAACGAGCATGCCGTCGGGAATGTGGGTATCGAGAAGAACGACACACACAATGAGAGTACCACTACGGACTCTAATTCTGATAATGGGCAGATGGACTTGCATACATCCACCCCTTcagataaagaagaaaacagttCTCCTTCCATGAATAATATGCACAACACGGTAGACctgaaaggagaaaacgcCTTTGAATCGACAACCCCAGGTGAATATAAAGCATCCCAACAGAATATGCCCCACGAAGTGGTAGCTAAAAATGATGGTGAGGAGCGCGACGGGGGAGCTTCCAACATGGGAGCACTGCCACATTTGCACGATCAACATGAACAACAGGGGGGTGATGCAAAACACACTGAACATGGAGAACAGGTCGAGCATAGCGATCatgcagaaaaggaagagcatGCACAACATACTGAACATGCTGAACATGCTGAACATTCTGAACATGCTGAACATGCTGAACATGCTGAACATGCCGACCatgcagaaaaggaagagcatGCAAAACACACTGAACATGGAGAACATGCCGACCATGCTGAACATAGAGAACATGCCGACCATGCTAAACATGGAGAATATGCCGACCATGCTGACCATTCTGAACATGCCGACCATGTTGACCGTTCTGAACATGCCGACAATGTTGACCATTCTGAACATGCCGACCACACTGAAGAAGGAGAGCACCAAATATACGGGACGATCCACCCCGAGGTCGAAACTTCTGTTCTGTCCTCGCTGAGAGAGAAGGGCATCCACGTGTCCAGCATAGAAAGAGTAATCCTTGAAATCATCGAAAGCGCCAAGGAAGGAGTAAAAGGATTATTAAAGCTACGCACAAGCAAGGACTCAGGGAAGTTACTACAAGAAGCTTTGGAAAAACATAGCATAAATCAAAGAGatatacaaataaataataatatcaTTTCCCTAGATATGTATGATAGAATTCTTTCGGAAATGTTTAAAATATTAACAGACATGTCTTTCTATAAGGATGGCCATTTTTACGAAACGTTAGGTTTGAACAAATCTATACTAAACCAATCGctaaaggaaattaaaattaaaatgttgAGGACCATTGGAATACCGTATGCAAAATTACCTCCAATTGTTAAgaataaagagaaaggaGGGACATGTGCAGTTAATAACCTCATCATTAGTATTACATCAAAGGAATTAGCTCAACGGATGGCTATAATGTTttcaaaatggctagctccAGAAGAGTATGGATCTGTTGTGGACTTGGACAAAAGCATAGAATTAAATGTCCTCTGTTCAGGAGCACCTATCCTAGTACAACAGTGGAAGTATTATCAAAACATGCTTGGGTTCGAAGTGGGGAATGAACATGCCTTCTTAAACCTAATAGATGATTTGCTAGTCATTGACAAGAGATATAGTAACAATGAAGAGTATTCTaaagtgttaaaaaaaataaaaaaatccaaagCTTTTAATTATTGTACAAAAGTTATGAGAATTGCAGGAAATATTTCTTCCATTCCATTTAAtcatgaaaataataaaacgcCCAGTTATTCAATCATTGGGTCGTTAGGTAACCTGGTGAAGGCTCACATGGGAAATTACTACACTGCCATAGCCAATAGATTAaattcctattttttatatgctgagaagaggaacaaaaaaaacagtcCTTTAAAAGTTACTTCTGTCTGTACTCTCCTTCATTTGACCGATATGCTTTTCAATTGTTCTGATGAGCACATGAAGAACATTTTGGATCTCAACACTTTGAAGTTAAACATTCTAAACATGCAGGGAAAGCGTGTACTGCAGCCCCTCGTCAAGATGAACTTCCTCAACGAGACGAAGAACGCCGTCCTCAAGGAGATTTGCGAGCCCAGCAACCGCCTAGTGG ACGAGACCCTGTCGAAGCTCCTCAATATGCTTTCAACCGGTTCACACGAATTGCTTGCAGCTGAGGTGGAAAAGCGTGGATTCGACGAGGACTACATccaggaggaaataaaaaatataaacgaaAGCGACAAGAACATTCGGGATAAGGGCGAGGATGAAGtggaaaatttcatttttgaagaTTTGTGA
- a CDS encoding serine esterase, putative: protein MKEQKRSYRSESIFSANRNLFEVLESIDDEKEARRSANFFNNNKNILLNLFVNPNSNNHVDSILLEKRNYLNHGTNAKKQECKKVADKEETSKGDAKTVRDNSPVCANKKWIEHFCWFCSLNLLDEVLEKEIYKEKIHPHVYDLIYDENTYFDTSSMMSVPYEFARFMLTQLDNNILHDIKINNIIKEEKYLFKKFCRKYKYNKKYRDVGDGSGSGRPSSRSSSSASRGTSVSSCSSDSVKSDHSLVYGSRAVSVRYSNYLNIRRDLFNSDKAGSGNGLDRISRVNRVDPMGGSSRNESKLFYDSSNLGTCDSSDLFYCKKVVLPDQMSNNNNSCDTLSLDSEEKSKKEIGGHSRFLAVGDRVNCRGGEQISSSVSNCSSGRIPVRDNEGSQKKKLSEPNLSSQNIWNNQMGRMGRMGRNDRNGLGLCSGSDLSVGRISPRERKEIRLTNRRDMRRRHFVKRDMRNNVHLKGDALCVPLLKRSHSFSVHRSEEEGVIPNVVINEGTLPQEARKDHLNTRSHRIYNKYKNNLNYIKQFYYIDETKKKPFPLCLYNIIKSYGSIKQCSRCYCFFNSISCHCLECKRKSNMSLKNPHYFIFQHGLTASVHDFQNIVNPLLVKYPNLFVYITYSNQSHTFEGVDVGTERICTELNCLFKIINERINVSMIGHSLGGILNRSVLINMYRKKMFKNKKLINFITFACPHIGVHENMKIMNLFSTYLGAHTIDDLNNKTTLLLKIASVESINILKKFENIIFYGNAQSDWLVGIRTSLILPYTLFNEELIMFIIEQAKNVPEIPINIFSVVHLYMRKKKLLFFYFYQDLKNPNYLLNKRKYQNRFLDQMLQTIISSRKFLSYSQRKKFNVFMNYYGDYVAKEDGKKGKMKRKKKAPYEDNTLGDNVRVGDVSSSKSQSGCSKREDSPMWEEQNSGNVPVQMNKRVGSIQKEDKAPVMQSRMDKPYMSDGVNVQMLPIRFRKNVSTAETNRRERMGLYESSDKLSSMNFLTIESKNVSTPQKSRKASFFKSHTYEDIHLQRNRKKESTSQVVSDTNTSENVIAHGDVNVKQKEESTERKEKQTSYHDKYLCIPENYKIVSNSTARESEGGMYSNQKINKHGSSGYVERVSAEDGKIPQGSRHMSDGSKSSRPAKESTTPIGPSSYNVNQSDTQENNQKKKLDDYKFFEKLFFDCLKRKIINDIKTLDDNLKKKKKKKMDMAQGKSFSLQNTINALKNYSLFYLKNGAERSALVGSAGESSVCEGNSVDGSELQNRCQNYQPMSEATLTVTPDQAITLGDATETVPNGKTSESCEEETKNQLNCPLSNESNKKKENNKSQLCEGKNEEYDYISEFFDTTSEDNEGGESNDESSGEENVGRGWNKNNTYNEQEEREQASSEQIHEEPRKEGNENPKNNIRMTSGRKKKWKGTTLLKGITKNDKKKYKQILFHIYSISNEQLIEKFCKNPELLYYEVLFYCLNQLPIQRYSISLPLYSNAHVQIIAHPRICSEESATVKHLLEHLIL, encoded by the coding sequence atgaaagaacaaaaaaggagttacAGAAGTGAGTCCATATTCTCCGCCAACAGGAACCTCTTTGAGGTTCTGGAGAGCATAGACGATGAGAAGGAAGCAAGGAGAAGTGCGAACTTTTTCAataacaataaaaatattttgttaaatttgttCGTGAATCCAAATAGCAACAACCATGTTGATAGCATTCTGttggaaaagagaaattacCTTAACCATGGCACGAATGCGAAGAAACAAGAATGCAAGAAGGTGGCCGACAAGGAGGAGACAAGCAAAGGGGATGCTAAAACTGTAAGGGATAATAGCCCCGTCTGTgcgaacaaaaaatggattgAACATTTCTGTTGGTTCTGCTCCCTTAACCTATTGGATGAAGTTCtagagaaggaaatatataaggagaaaatacatCCACATGTTTACGATTTAATTTATGATGAAAATACCTACTTCGACACGAGTTCCATGATGAGTGTACCTTACGAGTTTGCTCGCTTTATGCTAACCCAGCTAGACAACAACATACTACATGATATAAAGATTAATAATATTATTAAGGAGGAGAAGTACTTGTTTAAAAAGTTCTGTAGAAAATATAAGTACAATAAGAAGTATAGGGATGTTGGTGATGGGTCCGGTTCAGGGAGACCCTCCTCCAGAAGTAGCAGTAGCGCTAGTAGAGGTACTAGTGTCAGTAGCTGCAGTAGCGATAGTGTGAAGAGCGATCACAGTTTGGTTTATGGGAGCAGGGCCGTCAGCGTTCGTTACAGTAATTATTTGAATATACGGAGGGATCTATTTAACAGTGATAAGGCGGGTTCTGGAAATGGCTTGGATCGTATAAGCCGTGTTAACCGTGTGGATCCCATGGGGGGCAGCTCCCGGAATGAGAGCAAGCTCTTCTACGACAGTAGCAACTTGGGAACCTGCGACAGCTCTGATCTGTTCTACTGCAAGAAGGTGGTACTTCCCGACCAAATgagcaacaacaacaattCGTGTGACACGCTCTCCCTGGatagtgaagaaaaaagcaagAAGGAGATAGGAGGACATTCCAGATTTCTAGCTGTGGGGGACAGAGTGAATTGTAGGGGTGGTGAGCAGATCAGCTCCTCCGTCAGCAACTGCAGCAGTGGTCGAATTCCTGTAAGGGACAATGAGGGtagtcagaaaaaaaagttgagcGAACCGAACTTGTCATCTCAAAATATTTGGAACAatcaaatgggaagaatgGGACGAATGGGACGAAATGATCGAAATGGCCTTGGTCTCTGCAGCGGTAGCGACCTCAGCGTCGGGCGTATATCGCCaagggagaggaaggaaatcaGATTAACGAATAGGAGAGACATGCGCAGGCGCCATTTCGTTAAGAGGGACATGCGTAATAATGTGCACTTGAAGGGTGACGCGTTGTGTGTACCTTTATTGAAAAGAAGCCACTCGTTCAGTGTACATCGCTCGGAAGAGGAAGGAGTGATACCTAATGTCGTGATAAATGAGGGAACTCTCCCCCAGGAGGCGCGGAAGGATCACCTCAACACTCGCAGTCATAGGATATACAATAAGTACAAGAACAATCTGAACTACATAAAGCAATTTTACTACATAGACGAAACTAAGAAGAAGCCATTCCCACTATGTCTATACAACATTATTAAGTCATACGGGTCGATTAAGCAGTGTTCTCGttgttattgtttttttaattctatcAGTTGCCATTGTCTGGAATGCAAGAGGAAGTCAAACATGTCGTTGAAGAATCCTCACTACTTCATATTTCAACATGGATTAACAGCTAGTGTGCATGATTTTCAAAATATCGTAAATCCCCTATTGGTTAAGTACCCCAATTTATTCGTATACATAACTTATAGCAATCAGAGCCATACCTTTGAAGGGGTCGATGTCGGCACGGAGAGAATATGTACCGAACTGAATtgtctttttaaaataattaatgaAAGAATTAACGTGTCCATGATTGGACACTCTCTTGGAGGAATTTTAAACAGATCTGTTCTTATTAatatgtacagaaaaaaaatgtttaaaaataaaaaattgattaATTTCATTACTTTTGCATGTCCACATATTGGTGTGcatgaaaatatgaaaatcaTGAACCTTTTTTCTACATACCTCGGAGCCCACACCATTGATGATTTGAACAATAAGACTACTTTGTTACTGAAGATTGCTAGTGTAGAGAgtataaatattttgaaaaaatttgaaaatattattttttatgggaATGCTCAATCCGATTGGCTAGTCGGGATTCGTACCTCTCTCATTTTACCTTACACACTTTTTAACGAGGAGCTTATTATGTTTATAATAGAGCAGGCGAAGAACGTTCCGGAAATTCCCATTAACATTTTCTCCGTGGTACATTTATAcatgaggaagaagaaactgttgtttttttacttctatCAGGATTTGAAGAATCCGAATTATCTGTTGAACAAGCGGAAGTATCAGAATCGATTCCTGGACCAGATGCTACAGACGATCATTTCTTCCCGCAAGTTTCTCTCCTATTCgcagaggaagaaatttaaCGTCTTTATGAACTATTATGGGGATTACGTTGCTAAGGAGgatggaaagaaggggaaaatgaagaggaagaagaaggccCCCTATGAGGACAACACACTTGGCGATAACGTACGTGTGGGTGATGTCAGTTCATCCAAGTCTCAGAGTGGCTGCTCCAAGAGGGAAGACAGTCCAATGTGGGAGGAACAAAACTCTGGCAATGTTCCTGTGCAGATGAACAAGAGGGTGGGTTCGATCCAGAAGGAGGATAAGGCACCCGTGATGCAAAGCCGAATGGATAAGCCCTACATGTCAGACGGAGTGAACGTACAGATGCTACCCATTCGTTTTAGGAAGAACGTTAGCACAGCGGAGACGAACCGGAGAGAACGAATGGGCCTGTACGAATCCTCTGATAAGTTGTCCTCCATGAATTTTCTGACCATCGAGTCGAAGAACGTTAGTACCCCCCAGAAAAGTAGGAAGGCATCCTTCTTTAAGTCACATACGTATGAGGATATCCACCTGCAGAGgaacaggaagaaggaaTCTACATCACAGGTGGTCAGTGACACGAACACAAGCGAAAATGTTATTGCGCATGGAGATGTTAATGTaaagcagaaggaagaatctACAGAGAGGAAAGAGAAACAAACTAGTTACCATGATAAGTATTTGTGCATTCCAGAGAATTATAAAATTGTGAGTAACTCCACTGCTAGGGAAAGTGAGGGGGGGATGTACAGTAATCAGAAGATTAACAAGCATGGAAGTAGTGGCTATGTGGAAAGAGTATCTGCAGAGGATGGAAAAATCCCTCAAGGGAGTCGTCATATGAGTGATGGTTCCAAGAGCAGTCGTCCTGCGAAGGAAAGCACCACTCCGATCGGACCAAGTTCCTACAATGTAAACCAAAGTGACACGCAGGAGAATAaccagaagaagaagcttGATGATTACAAGTTCTTTGAGAAACTGTTCTTCGATTGCCTCAAgaggaaaattataaatgacATAAAAACATTGGACGAtaatttaaagaagaaaaaaaagaagaagatggacATGGCTCAGGGAAAATCCTTTTCCTTGCAAAATACCATCAATGCGCTGAAGAATTATTCCTTATTTTACTTGAAGAATGGAGCTGAGAGGAGCGCCCTTGTGGGATCAGCAGGTGAGAGCTCAGTATGTGAGGGAAACAGTGTAGATGGGAGTGAACTCCAGAACCGTTGCCAGAATTACCAACCAATGAGCGAGGCCACCCTTACCGTCACGCCGGATCAAGCTATCACCCTTGGCGACGCCACAGAGACAGTGCCCAATGGAAAGACCAGTGAATCATGCgaagaagaaacgaaaaacCAATTGAACTGTCCACTCTCCAATGAATcaaacaagaaaaaggaaaacaacaaATCACAGTTATGCGAAGGTAAGAATGAAGAATATGACTACATAAGTGAGTTCTTTGACACGACATCTGAGGATAATGAGGGAGGTGAGTCGAACGATGAGTCGTCTGGTGAAGAAAACGTGGGTAGGggatggaataaaaataatacttATAATGAACaagaagaaagggaacaAGCTTCATCAGAGCAAATACATGAAGAGCCTCGGAAGGAAGGCAACGAGAATCCCAAGAACAATATCCGTATGACCagtgggaggaagaagaagtggaAAGGAACGACGCTACTAAAAGGGATTACAAAAAACgacaaaaagaaatacaaacaaatcctttttcatatttatagCATTTCGAATGAACAGCTCATCGAAAAATTTTGTAAGAATCCCGAACTTCTGTACTATGAGGTTTTGTTTTATTGTCTAAACCAGTTGCCCATCCAACGCTACTCGATTTCCCTCCCCTTGTATTCCAATGCGCACGTGCAGATTATTGCACACCCGAGGATCTGTTCAGAGGAATCCGCAACGGTCAAGCACTTATTGGAGCATCTCATTCTCTGA
- a CDS encoding pyridoxine biosynthesis protein PDX2, putative: MADITIGVLSLQGDFQPHIKHLNKLEQPNLRVIEVRNIKDLSTCDGLVIPGGESTTLRKCFAYDNDALYNALKEFIHIKKKPVWGTCAGCILLSNNVENNETQSKAYGKNFSLGGLDITISRNYYGSQNDSFICSLNVHSENSAFKKNLRGACIRAPYIKEIHSDQIHTLATFSHEPFGSNIIAAVEQNNCLGMVFHPELMPYNSFHQYFYEKVKNSKK; the protein is encoded by the exons ATGGCAGATATTACAATTGGCGTTTTGTCTCTCCAGGGGGATTTCCAACCACACATAAAGCACTTGAATAAATTGGAACAACCAAACTTGAGGGTTATAGAA GTTCGAAATATAAAGGACCTGAGCACTTGTGATGGTCTCGTGATACCCGGCGGGGAGTCCACGACATTGAGAAAATGTTTCGCCTACGATAACGATGCCTTGTACAAC GCCTTAAAGGAATTCATTCACATCAAGAAGAAACCCGTATGGGGGACCTGTGCGG GATGCATCCTCCTCTCGAACAACGTGGAGAACAATGAGACACAAAGCAAAGCATACGGCAagaatttttccttgggGGGATTGGACATCACCATAAGCCGGAACTATTATGGCTCAcag AACGACAGCTTCATATGCTCGCTAAATGTACACTCAGAAAACAGTGCCTTCAAGAAGAATTTGCGCGGGGCCTGCATACGAGCCCCGTACATAAAGGAAATTCACTCCGATCAG aTTCACACACTCGCGACATTTTCCCATGAACCCTTCGGCTCCAATATAATAGCTG CTGTCGAACAGAACAACTGCTTGGGAATGGTCTTCCATCCAGAGCTAATGCCGTACAATTCCTTTCATCAGTATTTTTACGAGAAAGtcaaaaatagtaaaaagtGA